In Lemur catta isolate mLemCat1 chromosome 1, mLemCat1.pri, whole genome shotgun sequence, one DNA window encodes the following:
- the UBL5 gene encoding ubiquitin-like protein 5: MIEVVCNDRLGKKVRVKCNTDDTIGDLKKLIAAQTGTRWNKIVLKKWYTIFKDHVSLGDYEIHDGMNLELYYQ; encoded by the exons ATGATCGAGGTTGTTTGCAACGACCGTCTGGGGAAGAAGGTCCGCGTTAAATGCAA CACCGATGATACCATCGGGGACCTTAAGAAGCTTATTGCAGCCCAAACTGGCACCCGTTGGAACAAGATCGTCCTGAAGAAATG GTACACGATTTTTAAGGACCATGTGTCTCTGGGGGACT ATGAAATCCATGATGGGATGAACCTGGAGCTTTATTACCAATAG